A single window of Lytechinus variegatus isolate NC3 chromosome 8, Lvar_3.0, whole genome shotgun sequence DNA harbors:
- the LOC121419807 gene encoding uncharacterized protein LOC121419807 — MAESDHIPINSCSLLEIATVPGMTTAGLAVIAETRTHDGVITPDLFASVPSLGSVQVERFDFSIPAVPTTATSGDTPPQPAESSAGFLTIPEPNPVVANTPSGSSNQHALPLDLHSPPEHTRGGRLSSFNSAIAADVLQASVRQSSFLRRDNPFSGDNFGSMQSSSVPQNERPDLPPVEDFPHYANSGHSPPYLDVQAVPSSAPVFGRMPQPASARLRSRAGIFFQELPKGLSFDGNTKWDPFFRKFTLLAADQEWDGQESLAYLCWCLEGKALAYYDRLAAQNPAMDFTVAIRKMAARFNFSELPESSQLKFMAAKQEASESLEEWVDRLQDLAVRAFPGSPESFLQQQLVLRMCQGAYDHNAGYQALNHRPKSVESAAEAIRWAQHSHNAVFGRSKPARVAATRAGNPCKRMVNQVHPIPSYPQSNTGNALPKSTCTGTRTNQFNPIGMGNLVERLDGYEGRLDVISSSVAKLCESIKAMKTCLSGDHSLRNKTPSVSFLDLEGNDVGSGMMAESRPRNRSANLGQE, encoded by the coding sequence ATGGCTGAATCGGACCATATACCGATTAATTCGTGCTCTCTTTTGGAGATAGCGACCGTGCCCGGTATGACTACAGCGGGTCTCGCGGTCATTGCGGAAACCCGGACGCATGATGGGGTAATTACCCCAGATCTATTTGCGTCTGTGCCAAGCCTGGGAAGTGTCCAGGTGGAAAGGTTTGATTTTTCCATTCCGGCTGTGCCGACCACAGCTACAAGCGGAGACACTCCGCCTCAACCAGCTGAAAGTTCAGCAGGGTTTCTAACTATCCCGGAACCTAATCCGGTGGTAGCTAATACTCCTAGTGGATCCTCCAATCAGCATGCACTTCCACTTGACTTACACTCACCTCCTGAACATACCAGAGGTGGTAGGTTATCAAGTTTCAACAGTGCCATAGCTGCTGATGTATTACAGGCCAGCGTTAGGCAGAGCTCCTTCCTGAGACGGGACAATCCCTTTTCAGGTGACAACTTCGGATCCATGCAGAGTTCGTCAGTACCTCAGAATGAGAGGCCTGATCTTCCTCCGGTGGAAGATTTCCCCCACTATGCTAATTCGGGGCATTCACCGCCTTATCTGGATGTTCAAGCGGTGCCTTCAAGTGCCCCAGTCTTCGGGCGTATGCCCCAACCAGCAAGTGCTAGACTTCGCTCACGGGCAGGCATATTCTTTCAAGAATTGCCAAAAGGCCTTTCTTTTGACGGCAATACAAAATGGGACCCATTCTTTCGGAAGTTCACACTTCTAGCAGCAGATCAAGAATGGGATGGCCAGGAAAGCTTGGCCTATCTCTGTTGGTGCCTTGAGGGCAAAGCTCTTGCTTACTATGATAGATTGGCCGCACAGAATCCAGCTATGGATTTCACTGTTGCCATCCGGAAGATGGCTGCTCGGTTCAACTTTTCAGAACTACCTGAGTCCTCCCAATTAAAATTTATGGCTGCCAAACAGGAGGCCAGTGAGTCTTTGGAGGAGTGGGTGGATCGCCTTCAAGATCTTGCAGTTCGCGCATTCCCGGGTAGTCCGGAGAGTTTTCTCCAGCAGCAGCTTGTACTTCGCATGTGCCAAGGTGCATATGATCATAATGCGGGGTACCAAGCCCTGAATCACCGACCCAAGTCGGTGGAGTCGGCAGCTGAGGCAATCCGTTGGGCCCAGCATTCTCATAACGCTGTGTTTGGCCGATCAAAGCCTGCAAGAGTGGCCGCAACTCGTGCAGGTAATCCCTGTAAGCGGATGGTAAATCAGGTCCATCCAATTCCTAGCTATCCGCAGAGCAATACAGGGAATGCCCTTccaaaatctacatgtactggTACAAGAACTAACCAGTTCAACCCCATTGGCATGGGGAATCTGGTCGAACGACTGGATGGGTATGAAGGCCGACTGGATGTGATCTCCAGTAGTGTGGCCAAGCTCTGCGAATCCATCAAGGCAATGAAGACGTGTCTTTCCGGAGACCATTCACTGAGGAATAAAACGCCCTCGGTTTCTTTCCTTGACCTTGAGGGAAACGATGTGGGGTCGGGAATGATGGCCGAATCTCGACCCAGGAACAGATCGGCCAATCTGGGTCAAGAATAG